Genomic segment of Deinococcus sp. YIM 134068:
TCCTGACGGGCGTGCTGATCGTGGCCTTCACGGCGCTGCGGCTGCGCGAGCGGGTCGGGCCGGGGACGGTCGTCAACGTGGTGCTGATCGGCGTATTCCTGGACGTGCTCGGGCCGCTCGTGCCCGACCCGGACGCCCTCGCCGCACGCTGGGTGCAGTTCGTCCTCGGCGTGGCGCTGCTCGGCCTGGCAACGGGCACCTACGTCGCGGCGGGGCTGGGGGCCGGGCCGCGCGACGGCCTCATCCTGGGGCTAAGCCGGGTGACGGGCTGGAACGTGGCCCGCGTGCGAACAGGCATCGAACTCGTCGTCCTCGCCGTGGGCTGGGTGCTGGGCGGGCTGGTGGGCTGGGGCACCCTCGTCTTCGCGCTCGGCAGCGGTCCGGCGATGGCGGCGGGGCTGGCGCTGTACGGTTTGGGGCGGGGCCGTTCCCGCTGAGTCCGGGGGGCGGGCCAGCCTGAACGAACTCGGAAGGGCGGGCATTCCACCTGGCCCGCCCAGTAGCTTAACGTTGAACGGACATCATCCCACC
This window contains:
- a CDS encoding YczE/YyaS/YitT family protein, with the protein product MALAGPTAAPLVALTRLPLWGRYGLLVFGLFLYGLSLRLMLDARVGVAPWEVLHLGVTRHLPLSIGMVSVLTGVLIVAFTALRLRERVGPGTVVNVVLIGVFLDVLGPLVPDPDALAARWVQFVLGVALLGLATGTYVAAGLGAGPRDGLILGLSRVTGWNVARVRTGIELVVLAVGWVLGGLVGWGTLVFALGSGPAMAAGLALYGLGRGRSR